In Cololabis saira isolate AMF1-May2022 chromosome 4, fColSai1.1, whole genome shotgun sequence, one DNA window encodes the following:
- the cryba1a gene encoding crystallin, beta A1a, which yields MALNNPNPLGPWKITVYDQDNFQGKRLEFTSACQNIMECGVDNIRSLKVECGAWTGYEHSSFCGQQFVLERGEYPHWESWSGSNAYHIERMMSFRPICSANHKESKMVLFEKENFIGRQWEINDDYPSLQAMGWGNNEIGSMQVQSGSWVCYQFPGYRGYQYIMECDRHGGEYKHYREWGSHAQSFQVQSLRRIQQ from the exons ATGGCTCTGAATAATCCCAACCCACTGGGACCATGGAAG ATCACAGTTTATGACCAGGACAACTTCCAGGGCAAGCGTCTGGAGTTCACCTCAGCCTGCCAGAACATCATGGAGTGTGGCGTTGACAACATTCGTTCCCTCAAGGTTGAATGCGGAGC CTGGACAGGATACGAGCACTCCAGCTTCTGCGGACAGCAGTTTGTGTTGGAGAGGGGAGAGTATCCTCACTGGGAGTCGTGGAGCGGCAGCAACGCCTACCACATTGAGAGGATGATGTCCTTCCGCCCCATCTGCTCTGCT AACCATAAGGAGTCCAAGATGGTCTTGTTTGAGAAGGAGAACTTCATTGGACGACAGTGGGAGATAAATGATGACTATCCTTCTCTGCAGGCCATGGGTTGGGGCAACAATGAGATTGGATCCATGCAAGTTCAGAGCGGCTC CTGGGTGTGCTACCAATTTCCAGGTTACCGTGGATACCAGTACATCATGGAATGTGATCGCCATGGTGGCGAGTACAAACACTACAGAGAGTGGGGCTCCCATGCGCAGTCCTTCCAGGTGCAGTCGCTGCGTCGGATCCAACAATGA